AAATGATATTTGGAAACTTGATTTTTTTGTCAATATTCCGCAATTCCGTGAACGCCTAACGGAGTATAGAGAAAATCCGGTCAATCATATATTCATAATAACATTTAATTCGGTTCACCCTATCATAAATCTAGAGTTGAAATGTCTATACAAGTTAAAAATATTCAATGATGAGTGGACAGCTTACTCCAGCTTTCAAAAGCACACGCATCGTTATCGAGTTATTAATTTTATGCAATTGTTCTATCCTGAATCCAGCTCGTTAAAAGAACTAGATATTGATAAAGCTGAAGAACAATATATTGCCTGGTTACGTGAAACAGGAATTGAAGTAACGGAAGAAAAAAAATTTAGACATGGTCGTCCCGTAGAAATTAGAAAAGTTAGAACAGCAGCCTTCCTCAGATCAGCCTACAATTCAATCATGCACTACTTGGACGATCGTCCATTATGGGTAAGAGATGTATGGCGTTTAAAAGACTTCCAAGATAGCTTTGATTTTGAGTACCATAAATCAAGTCCGCAAGGATTTGTTCGCTTTGATAGCATTGAAAATAACGAGTTAAAACAAATGGCAAAAGATTATATAAAAGATCGGCTTTTAGGTAAACGGCACATGAGCTGGCATAGTGCGCAAGCATACTCTAGAATACTCAGCCGCTTTTTTAACATCATTTCACCGACAGGGACTGAAAAAAAGGCTATTCGTAATCTTGAAAGAAAAGATATACTAGCCTTTATTGAGTGGACGCGTTGTTATTATGCAGAGAATAATCGCAAAGGATTGGAGAATCACCTGAATCGTTGCATGGGAGTACTACAAAAATTCTTGGAAGAATTACAATTACTTGAACATAAAGAAGCACCTAGAAAATCGATCCGGCAACTAATTAATCCTGGTGATTTCCCTAAATATACTCAACACAGACAGGTTAATAGTATCCCTGATAGCGTCTTAGAGCAACTTTTCAGCAATCTAAATTATTTACATCCAGAGGTCATTCCAATTGTCTGGATTACGTTCAAAACAGGTCTGAGGATATCTGACGTTCTTACCTTAACAAATAAGTGTTTGATAACTGTCAACGAGAGTCCCTATCTGCAACTAGACATTTCAAAAACAAAAGTGCATAACCATCGGATACCAATTGATACCCACATAGCTGACATTATCACCTTTTTAGCGAAGAGATGTGAGCTAGAAACAAATATGGACAATAATCCTAAGAGATACTTATTTCCACGTTTATCTGGAACTAGAAAAGGACGTCCTTTTACGCAAGGCTTTGTAAGAGAAGAATTGAATACTTTGGCAATTAAACAAAATATTGCTGGTGAAGATGGAGAAATTTATCATTTCCGAATGCATGAATTTCGTCATACCTACGCTGTTAAATTACTGAATAATGGAGCGGATATTTTAACAGTCCAAGAACTATTGGCCCACGCATCCCCAGAAATGACGA
The nucleotide sequence above comes from Listeria ivanovii subsp. londoniensis. Encoded proteins:
- a CDS encoding tyrosine-type recombinase/integrase; this translates as MEGHFTKSYPLKEYEEKLRAILSTYTRKEILADGSVQETVIEDDYLLVNDIWKLDFFVNIPQFRERLTEYRENPVNHIFIITFNSVHPIINLELKCLYKLKIFNDEWTAYSSFQKHTHRYRVINFMQLFYPESSSLKELDIDKAEEQYIAWLRETGIEVTEEKKFRHGRPVEIRKVRTAAFLRSAYNSIMHYLDDRPLWVRDVWRLKDFQDSFDFEYHKSSPQGFVRFDSIENNELKQMAKDYIKDRLLGKRHMSWHSAQAYSRILSRFFNIISPTGTEKKAIRNLERKDILAFIEWTRCYYAENNRKGLENHLNRCMGVLQKFLEELQLLEHKEAPRKSIRQLINPGDFPKYTQHRQVNSIPDSVLEQLFSNLNYLHPEVIPIVWITFKTGLRISDVLTLTNKCLITVNESPYLQLDISKTKVHNHRIPIDTHIADIITFLAKRCELETNMDNNPKRYLFPRLSGTRKGRPFTQGFVREELNTLAIKQNIAGEDGEIYHFRMHEFRHTYAVKLLNNGADILTVQELLAHASPEMTMVYARYSDDNKRKEFEKVLASGTFEFSQNGLLQKIEPDQLNKENLDSLWQNHKLNAIDNPYGTCMARLNGKCPFINEPPCLSCNNGNPCKDLAIGLSDLDNEKYQLHIKTMTKTIELLKSNGRMDLVEKNEYLLEKYTDIERKITQGSIIYGRSNRTD